A single Polynucleobacter acidiphobus DNA region contains:
- a CDS encoding type II toxin-antitoxin system VapC family toxin, whose protein sequence is MIYIDTSVFVALCTREAKSKAVEVWYEKAGSDLMSSVWTFTEFASALAIKERTGQITHKQSLGAWALFKKICSNDVELLPIKVNAFYSAGLFTLDAKSNLRTGDALHLSAAREMKSKLIVTLDKVLAKNSERIKIKALVL, encoded by the coding sequence ATGATTTATATCGATACGAGTGTTTTTGTCGCCTTGTGTACACGCGAGGCCAAAAGTAAAGCTGTTGAAGTTTGGTACGAAAAGGCGGGTAGCGATCTAATGAGCTCGGTATGGACTTTTACTGAGTTTGCCAGCGCCCTAGCAATTAAAGAGCGAACTGGACAAATCACGCATAAACAAAGTCTGGGCGCCTGGGCTCTTTTTAAAAAAATTTGTTCAAATGACGTGGAATTGCTTCCAATTAAAGTCAATGCTTTTTATTCTGCTGGTCTTTTTACGCTCGATGCAAAGTCCAACCTTCGCACGGGCGATGCATTGCATCTATCCGCTGCACGAGAAATGAAGTCAAAATTAATTGTGACCCTCGACAAAGTACTAGCTAAGAACTCAGAGAGAATAAAGATTAAAGCGCTCGTTCTTTAG
- a CDS encoding potassium channel family protein — MTTFILNALVALLAIVFHYEVLYRLNNAMPAIKHIHARYKVLIAVGVIFIAHIAEIWIFALAYYFMLQFPTLGSVIGAASDHGLLLDSAYLSFVTYTTVGYGDIVVDGYLRYLTGIEALTGLILITWSASFLFIEMQKYWGSSELK, encoded by the coding sequence ATGACCACTTTCATACTCAATGCATTGGTTGCTCTTCTGGCAATCGTTTTTCATTATGAAGTTTTGTATAGACTTAACAATGCAATGCCAGCGATTAAGCATATTCATGCTCGCTATAAGGTATTGATCGCAGTCGGTGTGATTTTCATTGCGCACATTGCTGAGATTTGGATTTTTGCACTAGCTTATTACTTCATGCTGCAATTCCCCACGCTTGGAAGCGTGATTGGTGCAGCCTCTGATCATGGCTTGCTACTTGATAGTGCGTATTTATCGTTTGTCACGTATACCACTGTGGGGTATGGTGACATTGTGGTGGACGGTTATCTTCGCTATCTAACCGGAATTGAAGCACTCACCGGTCTGATCCTGATTACCTGGTCGGCATCCTTCCTATTTATAGAGATGCAAAAATACTGGGGATCGAGTGAGCTAAAGTAA
- the serS gene encoding serine--tRNA ligase yields the protein MLDPQLLRKDLESVMARLATRKFELDTNLFTQLENERKQLQAGTEELQAKRNQLAKAIGMKKGKGENADAELTESVSVNQALEKNSTRLSTLQDQIRDLMLNIPNLPDESVPVGMTADDNKEIKVWGKPTEFDFTPKDHVDLGAPIGLDFDAASKISGARFVVLKGNAAKLHRALAQFMLDVHTEQHGYQEVYAPYMVSAQAMEGTGQLPKFEADLFKVPRKMGGEHPDDGGERIENFYLIPTAEVPVTNLVRDEIIHADQLPLKYVAHTPCFRSEAGSYGRDVRGMIRQHQFDKVELVHISHPDQSMQALEELTAHAERILELLELPYRRMLLCTGDMGFGSAKTYDLEVWIPSQNAYREISSCSNMGDFQARRMQARYKAGQNKPELLHTLNGSGLAVGRTGVALLENYQQADGSIQIPKVLQPYMGGLEVIRSIA from the coding sequence ATGCTGGACCCCCAACTGCTTCGTAAAGATCTAGAGAGCGTTATGGCGCGCTTAGCCACTCGTAAGTTCGAGTTAGATACCAATTTGTTTACACAACTTGAGAATGAGCGCAAACAGCTCCAAGCGGGCACCGAAGAGTTGCAAGCCAAACGCAATCAATTAGCCAAAGCCATTGGTATGAAAAAAGGCAAGGGCGAGAATGCCGATGCGGAACTTACTGAGTCGGTTAGTGTTAACCAAGCGCTTGAGAAAAACTCCACCCGTTTATCGACGCTACAAGATCAAATCAGAGACTTAATGCTCAACATCCCGAACTTACCGGATGAGAGCGTACCGGTTGGCATGACGGCCGATGACAATAAAGAGATTAAGGTTTGGGGTAAACCAACAGAATTTGATTTCACGCCCAAGGATCACGTCGATCTAGGTGCTCCCATCGGACTGGATTTTGATGCAGCATCTAAGATTAGCGGCGCGCGTTTTGTGGTGTTAAAGGGCAATGCAGCGAAGTTGCATCGGGCGCTCGCGCAATTTATGCTTGATGTGCACACCGAGCAGCATGGCTACCAAGAGGTCTACGCACCCTATATGGTGAGTGCCCAAGCGATGGAGGGCACCGGGCAGCTACCCAAATTTGAGGCTGATCTATTTAAGGTGCCCCGCAAGATGGGGGGCGAGCATCCTGACGATGGTGGTGAGCGTATTGAAAACTTTTATCTGATTCCCACTGCCGAAGTGCCGGTCACCAATCTCGTGCGTGATGAAATCATTCACGCAGACCAGTTGCCACTCAAGTATGTAGCTCATACCCCATGCTTTCGCTCGGAGGCAGGCAGTTATGGGCGCGATGTACGCGGCATGATCCGCCAGCATCAATTTGACAAGGTCGAGTTAGTACACATCAGTCATCCCGATCAATCGATGCAGGCTTTGGAAGAATTGACTGCGCATGCCGAGAGAATTCTGGAGCTTTTGGAGCTGCCATACCGACGCATGCTCTTATGCACTGGTGATATGGGCTTTGGGAGTGCTAAAACCTATGATCTGGAAGTGTGGATACCCTCACAGAACGCCTATCGCGAGATTAGCTCGTGCTCGAACATGGGCGATTTTCAAGCTAGGCGGATGCAAGCACGGTATAAAGCAGGTCAGAATAAACCTGAGCTACTTCACACCCTAAACGGCTCAGGTCTTGCGGTTGGCCGAACCGGCGTGGCACTGCTGGAGAACTATCAACAAGCTGATGGTAGTATTCAGATCCCTAAGGTGCTACAGCCTTATATGGGGGGCTTAGAGGTGATTCGCTCGATCGCCTAA
- a CDS encoding AbrB/MazE/SpoVT family DNA-binding domain-containing protein, with protein sequence MNIQLAKWGNSLALRIPQHLLKEANLTEGDFLSARLAPDGTIVLRTKQIDRKSIVRELHEFRESMPMSKSVIKQLRESARY encoded by the coding sequence ATGAATATTCAATTAGCGAAGTGGGGTAACAGTCTTGCCTTGCGCATTCCTCAGCATCTATTGAAAGAGGCAAATCTTACTGAAGGTGATTTCTTGAGCGCTAGGCTAGCTCCTGACGGAACAATTGTGCTACGTACCAAACAGATTGACCGAAAATCAATCGTCCGCGAGCTTCATGAATTTCGCGAGTCGATGCCAATGAGCAAATCGGTCATTAAGCAATTGCGTGAATCCGCTCGGTACTAA